From a region of the Leptospirales bacterium genome:
- a CDS encoding YciI family protein, whose translation MNTYMLLLRQEKIDFGAYTPEDFQQIMAEFDRWNAAMIQRQELLLSANLKDGEGRLVRAGQSAQDGPFTEIREAVTGIFVLRAVDFDAAAKLAAACPFVARGGSVEVRLVPQLELEDASLPVLQEQMSKRQSASSSATAEG comes from the coding sequence ATGAATACCTATATGTTACTCTTACGACAGGAGAAGATCGATTTTGGCGCCTATACGCCGGAAGACTTTCAGCAGATCATGGCCGAATTCGATCGCTGGAACGCAGCGATGATCCAGCGCCAGGAATTGTTGCTCAGCGCCAACCTCAAAGATGGCGAGGGTCGCCTGGTGCGCGCCGGACAGAGCGCGCAGGATGGTCCGTTCACGGAGATTCGCGAGGCGGTTACGGGGATTTTTGTCCTCCGCGCCGTCGACTTTGACGCGGCGGCCAAACTGGCGGCCGCCTGTCCCTTTGTTGCCCGCGGCGGCAGCGTAGAGGTGCGCCTGGTTCCACAGCTGGAGCTCGAAGACGCCTCGTTGCCGGTGCTGCAAGAACAAATGAGCAAGCGTCAGAGCGCATCCAGCAGCGCCACGGCGGAGGGCTGA
- a CDS encoding suppressor of fused domain protein, translated as MAEPTLLLEELSPYGTRAATLEDDGRSIYLYLSPVDDYPGQTRAVWVRNLLPGPAETDSAAMREGRAPLLRSDAVNHPEGRDGLRGEDCDLVWFQEGSGVSLYFQGEPLAILPPWSGADGLQGYARDCLIADAGTLPFPPGDSSFFERLEENLRFWTERSKPEHWAAYRDRLLANYETVYGKHRAYYALQDRRYPPIGIAEFAYLEDGAIYATVGMSYQHMPGVERQTHDVERYLRSELICPVRLPFSSTPGLVGRMAVYPWIGDTWIGPGHTFESGMRSGEADFAFTDDFDLLAVRRPAELIVDERYLVHWTLGVPISSEYLAAARTRGPDHAIRKYYGL; from the coding sequence GTGGCCGAGCCGACCCTATTGCTGGAGGAGCTGAGCCCCTACGGGACGCGAGCAGCGACGCTCGAAGATGATGGGCGCTCCATTTACCTCTATTTGAGTCCGGTCGACGACTATCCGGGACAGACGCGCGCCGTCTGGGTGCGCAATCTATTGCCGGGCCCGGCAGAGACGGACAGCGCCGCCATGCGCGAGGGTCGCGCCCCGTTGCTGCGCAGCGATGCCGTCAATCATCCCGAGGGACGCGATGGACTGCGCGGCGAAGACTGCGATCTGGTCTGGTTCCAGGAGGGCAGCGGCGTTTCGCTCTACTTTCAAGGCGAGCCTCTGGCAATCTTGCCGCCGTGGTCCGGCGCCGACGGTCTCCAGGGCTACGCCCGCGACTGCCTTATTGCCGATGCCGGAACCCTGCCCTTTCCGCCCGGAGACTCATCCTTCTTTGAGCGCCTTGAAGAAAATCTGCGCTTCTGGACGGAGCGCAGCAAGCCCGAGCACTGGGCTGCGTACCGCGATCGATTGCTTGCCAACTACGAAACAGTCTATGGCAAACACCGCGCTTACTACGCTTTACAGGACAGGCGCTATCCGCCGATCGGCATTGCCGAATTTGCGTATCTGGAGGACGGCGCAATCTATGCTACGGTTGGCATGTCCTACCAGCATATGCCGGGAGTAGAGCGGCAGACGCATGATGTAGAACGCTATCTGCGCAGCGAGTTGATTTGCCCGGTGCGTCTGCCCTTCAGCAGTACGCCTGGCCTGGTCGGTCGCATGGCGGTATATCCCTGGATAGGCGATACCTGGATTGGACCGGGTCATACTTTTGAGTCGGGCATGCGCAGCGGCGAGGCTGACTTTGCTTTCACCGATGACTTCGACTTGCTTGCTGTGCGGCGGCCGGCGGAGCTGATTGTTGACGAGCGCTACCTTGTGCACTGGACACTGGGCGTTCCCATTTCCAGCGAATACCTGGCGGCGGCGCGCACCCGCGGACCGGACCATGCCATCCGCAAGTACTATGGACTTTGA
- a CDS encoding Crp/Fnr family transcriptional regulator: protein MATSAATSDPQVQFQDLIEAIGRFAELPQSEQRYLCQRLRPRKIAAGAFYLRPGDSPHEVAFVRRGLFRQYYLSSAGAEFNKTFSWEGHFMAAYGPIIRGEACNFLIQALEDSELLTLSLGEYAALFSRHSCWERLGRRVAETLYSKKEKREMDFLLLSPRERYEAFQADHPGLEGRLHQFHIASYIGVTPVALSRIRGRSKSEQKKARSR from the coding sequence GTGGCTACGTCCGCAGCTACATCCGATCCGCAGGTCCAGTTCCAGGATTTGATCGAGGCCATTGGCCGCTTTGCGGAGCTGCCACAGAGTGAGCAGCGCTATCTCTGTCAGCGATTGCGACCGCGCAAAATTGCGGCCGGCGCATTCTACCTGCGTCCCGGCGATTCGCCGCATGAGGTTGCCTTTGTACGTCGCGGCCTGTTTCGACAGTACTACCTGTCGTCCGCCGGCGCCGAGTTCAACAAGACCTTTAGCTGGGAAGGACACTTCATGGCCGCCTATGGGCCAATCATTCGCGGCGAAGCCTGTAATTTTTTGATTCAGGCTCTGGAAGATTCGGAGCTCCTGACACTATCGCTTGGCGAATACGCGGCGCTTTTTTCGCGTCACAGCTGCTGGGAACGCCTGGGGCGACGCGTCGCCGAAACGCTGTATTCCAAAAAAGAAAAGCGGGAGATGGATTTTCTTCTGCTTTCGCCGCGCGAGCGCTACGAGGCCTTTCAGGCCGATCATCCAGGCCTTGAGGGTCGGCTGCATCAATTTCACATCGCATCCTATATTGGCGTTACGCCGGTGGCCCTCAGTCGCATTCGCGGGCGTAGCAAGAGCGAACAAAAAAAAGCCCGGTCGCGATGA
- a CDS encoding aspartate 1-decarboxylase yields the protein MFISLCKAKIHRATITQAELHYPGSLTVDEDLLEAAGILPYEHVHVVNVNNGARLETYTIRGERGSGVICLNGAAARLGHAGDLIIIITYGFFKPEDVPPNYEPRVVHVDASNRILRVSEGERVPV from the coding sequence ATGTTCATTTCCCTCTGCAAAGCCAAGATCCATCGAGCTACCATCACGCAAGCAGAGCTGCATTACCCGGGCAGCCTGACGGTGGATGAAGACCTGCTGGAAGCGGCCGGCATCTTGCCCTACGAGCACGTACACGTGGTGAACGTAAACAATGGCGCGCGCCTTGAGACCTATACGATTCGCGGCGAACGCGGCAGCGGCGTGATCTGTTTGAACGGCGCCGCCGCCCGACTGGGACATGCCGGCGATTTGATTATCATCATCACCTACGGCTTTTTCAAGCCGGAAGATGTGCCGCCAAACTACGAGCCGCGCGTGGTTCATGTTGACGCTTCTAACCGCATCCTGCGCGTCAGCGAGGGCGAACGGGTGCCGGTCTGA
- a CDS encoding histidine kinase: MGRSFFDLEQNIRLKVEASDEVALQATRVNQITERYVLQTLRLVLEKCGRADLIDMAYTIIKELAINGVKANQKRLFFEEVGLDIRSPDDYAQGLHRFRNEFSEAMNERFGRLAVERGVYVLVLINYDDSGMCVEVVNNTPILPFEEQRLREKMRKGMGYNDIAEFYMDNMDNTEGAGLGIALIIILLKGANIDPALFRIFTLPDRTVARLELPFNDAYVSKRQRLAEAGG; this comes from the coding sequence ATGGGACGCAGCTTCTTTGATCTTGAACAGAATATCCGGCTGAAGGTGGAGGCCTCCGACGAGGTGGCCCTGCAGGCGACGCGCGTAAATCAGATCACCGAGCGCTATGTGCTGCAGACCCTGCGCCTGGTGCTGGAGAAGTGCGGGCGCGCCGATTTGATCGATATGGCCTACACCATCATAAAGGAGCTGGCCATCAACGGCGTCAAAGCCAACCAGAAGCGGCTTTTCTTTGAAGAGGTTGGCCTCGATATTCGCTCCCCGGACGACTACGCCCAGGGCTTACACCGCTTCCGCAACGAGTTCTCCGAGGCAATGAACGAGCGCTTTGGACGTCTGGCCGTCGAGCGCGGCGTCTACGTGCTGGTGCTGATCAACTACGATGACAGCGGCATGTGCGTGGAGGTCGTCAACAACACCCCGATTCTACCCTTCGAGGAGCAGCGTTTGCGCGAAAAGATGCGCAAGGGCATGGGCTATAACGATATTGCCGAGTTCTACATGGACAACATGGACAATACCGAGGGCGCCGGTCTTGGCATTGCACTGATTATCATTCTGCTGAAGGGGGCGAACATCGACCCCGCACTCTTCCGTATCTTTACGCTTCCTGACCGTACCGTGGCGCGCCTCGAGCTGCCCTTCAACGATGCTTACGTCTCCAAACGGCAACGACTGGCCGAAGCTGGCGGTTGA
- the pyrE gene encoding orotate phosphoribosyltransferase produces the protein MPHPLTRQLLEAARNDIYRFSAEPFRLASGILSNHYFNCKRITMHPGRLSLMARALRDELIPLSGEAPEAIGGLTMGADPIAYALSLAYHDAGRTCFPLIVRKEAKQHGTGQRIEGEAAKVKSVLLIDDVVTTAGSALKALEAFRQAGLFVQRAICIVDREEGGREALRIAGVELFSLFKKSDFIAGA, from the coding sequence ATGCCTCATCCATTGACTCGCCAACTACTTGAAGCGGCTCGAAATGACATCTACCGCTTCAGTGCGGAGCCTTTTCGACTCGCCTCGGGAATCTTATCCAATCACTATTTCAACTGTAAGCGAATTACCATGCACCCCGGTCGCCTCAGCCTGATGGCGCGAGCGCTGCGCGACGAACTGATTCCGCTTTCGGGCGAAGCTCCGGAGGCGATTGGCGGACTGACCATGGGCGCCGATCCGATCGCCTATGCGCTATCACTGGCTTACCATGATGCCGGCCGCACCTGCTTTCCGCTGATTGTGCGCAAGGAAGCCAAACAGCATGGAACCGGACAGCGTATTGAGGGCGAAGCGGCAAAGGTCAAAAGCGTATTGTTGATTGATGACGTGGTAACAACCGCCGGATCTGCATTGAAAGCGCTGGAGGCTTTTCGACAGGCGGGTCTCTTCGTCCAGCGCGCAATCTGCATTGTGGATCGCGAGGAGGGCGGCCGCGAGGCCTTGCGAATTGCCGGCGTGGAACTCTTTTCGTTGTTCAAAAAGAGCGACTTTATCGCCGGGGCGTAG
- a CDS encoding type II restriction endonuclease, producing the protein MQPLLFDAPPPLADLLRLIAESESLLLKFLSANDLGLTGSHQDGIYLPRESWPLFFEQPGAAGENQERVASIEWGPELSTPSAFKWYGQSKKEYRLTRITPVFRGQEERYLGALLLLADHPRRGLQARLLDQDEQIEAALQFLGITPEDTGRLFRFDLDERLRPWGEEYAAQLAGAFPETNEISRRAQQVYQRLHGEARHSADEMLLWLVRIEYALFQCVERSAYAPYLQRGFRNLEELLAATSEINNRRKSRAGRSLENHLHFIFQGRHLRYSVEASTEQSNRPDFIFPGQEQYNNPEFPAARLLVLAAKTTCKDRWRQVLEEAKRVATKHLCTLQQGLSSAQLEQMSAAGVQLVSPQPYHRFFKEEDRDRLMTLEAFVELALDRNGRREDLFQSP; encoded by the coding sequence ATGCAGCCGCTGTTATTTGACGCACCGCCCCCGCTGGCCGACCTCCTGCGGCTGATTGCGGAATCCGAAAGCTTGCTACTGAAGTTTCTTTCGGCCAATGACCTTGGACTGACTGGATCGCATCAGGACGGCATCTATCTGCCGCGCGAAAGCTGGCCGCTTTTTTTTGAACAGCCGGGCGCTGCCGGAGAAAACCAGGAGCGTGTGGCCAGCATTGAATGGGGCCCGGAGCTGAGCACGCCCAGCGCATTCAAATGGTACGGACAGAGTAAGAAGGAATACCGGCTGACGCGCATCACTCCAGTTTTTCGCGGCCAGGAAGAACGTTACCTCGGCGCGTTGTTGCTGCTGGCGGACCATCCAAGGCGCGGCCTGCAGGCGCGTCTGCTTGACCAGGATGAGCAGATAGAGGCGGCGCTGCAGTTCCTGGGCATTACGCCAGAGGATACCGGCAGACTCTTTCGCTTTGATCTCGACGAACGCCTGCGGCCCTGGGGCGAAGAGTATGCAGCACAACTGGCCGGCGCCTTTCCGGAGACCAATGAAATATCGCGGCGCGCCCAGCAGGTTTACCAGCGGCTGCACGGCGAAGCCCGGCATAGCGCCGACGAAATGTTGCTCTGGCTGGTGCGCATCGAATACGCTCTGTTTCAGTGCGTAGAACGCTCGGCCTACGCGCCCTATTTGCAGCGCGGCTTTCGCAATCTGGAGGAGTTGTTGGCGGCCACATCCGAAATCAACAATCGTCGCAAGAGCAGAGCCGGTCGCTCGCTGGAAAATCATCTGCACTTTATTTTCCAGGGACGGCATCTGCGCTACAGCGTGGAGGCAAGCACCGAACAGTCCAATCGGCCGGACTTCATCTTCCCTGGCCAGGAGCAGTACAACAATCCGGAATTTCCGGCGGCGCGCTTGCTTGTACTGGCCGCCAAGACCACCTGCAAGGACCGCTGGCGCCAGGTGCTGGAGGAAGCCAAGCGCGTCGCGACCAAACACCTGTGTACCTTGCAACAGGGTCTGAGCAGCGCACAGCTGGAGCAGATGTCTGCGGCGGGAGTGCAGCTGGTATCGCCGCAGCCTTACCACCGCTTTTTCAAAGAAGAAGACCGCGATCGTCTGATGACTCTGGAAGCGTTTGTCGAGCTGGCTCTCGATCGCAACGGCCGGCGCGAAGATTTGTTTCAAAGTCCATAG
- a CDS encoding energy transducer TonB has protein sequence MNVFPSDWFRRPSSDRRLHPGDDDRRLTAAAAPVLFLICLFLAHVYAEENLSFLSAFTPELARQLQQERQNQIYPVLVEQAYRPPVESQQIRALSDVSAQGTGGITALAGFHTLSRFDELTQPQAGGSSGAIGGASQQEPGESEAALTSANQGSGRNAPGPQPQELRIPANYRFRQDFLMRFDGSSLLSIPRQELAGFRYFQDMLRQIRENFSPPGQNYIYYDRAGYVLNQPIKPQVVAVQFRMDSQGNVTDVRVLSSLHQVRVDQACIDSLRGRNFGPPPPEVLRYGDIFGINFVFPPPNLR, from the coding sequence ATGAACGTCTTCCCTTCTGATTGGTTCCGGCGTCCCAGCAGCGATCGACGTCTTCATCCCGGCGACGATGACCGTCGACTGACGGCGGCAGCGGCGCCGGTATTGTTTCTGATCTGTCTTTTCCTGGCGCATGTCTACGCCGAAGAGAACCTTTCCTTTCTGTCGGCCTTCACGCCGGAGCTTGCCCGTCAGCTGCAGCAGGAGCGCCAGAATCAAATTTATCCGGTGCTGGTGGAACAGGCCTATCGTCCGCCGGTTGAAAGCCAGCAGATTCGCGCCCTCTCCGACGTCAGCGCGCAAGGAACAGGCGGAATCACAGCGCTGGCCGGCTTTCACACCCTCTCTCGATTTGACGAGCTGACGCAACCGCAAGCTGGAGGCAGCAGCGGCGCCATCGGCGGCGCCAGTCAGCAAGAACCAGGCGAATCAGAAGCGGCGTTGACCAGCGCCAATCAGGGTTCGGGTCGTAACGCGCCCGGACCGCAGCCCCAGGAGTTGCGCATCCCGGCAAACTATCGCTTCCGTCAGGATTTCCTGATGCGCTTTGACGGCAGCTCGCTGCTCTCCATTCCGCGGCAGGAACTGGCCGGCTTTCGCTACTTTCAGGATATGCTGCGACAGATTCGCGAAAATTTTTCGCCGCCGGGGCAGAACTACATCTACTATGATCGCGCCGGATATGTATTGAATCAGCCGATCAAACCGCAGGTCGTTGCCGTGCAGTTCCGCATGGACTCCCAGGGTAATGTCACCGATGTGCGCGTACTTTCCAGTTTGCATCAAGTGCGCGTGGATCAGGCCTGTATCGACAGTCTGCGCGGCAGAAATTTTGGACCGCCGCCGCCGGAGGTGCTGCGTTACGGCGACATTTTTGGCATCAACTTTGTCTTTCCGCCGCCCAACTTGCGCTGA
- a CDS encoding WbuC family cupin fold metalloprotein: MAAESRPDVLLINQSLIQATLQRAQQAPRRRTNFNFHQAMEENPHRFLNVMLRGTYITPHRHLRPPKTESFLILSGTAAFFIFDDQGAVSAAHQLGSTASCTAIGIDIQPGVWHCLVVLSETAVCFEVKPGPYRASDDKEFAPWAPEEGSADCESYLNRLLADAGFSYGAAG, encoded by the coding sequence ATGGCCGCCGAATCCCGCCCAGATGTGCTGTTAATCAATCAAAGTCTGATTCAGGCGACGCTGCAGCGCGCCCAGCAGGCGCCCCGACGGCGGACCAACTTCAATTTCCATCAGGCGATGGAAGAAAATCCGCACCGTTTTCTCAATGTGATGCTGCGCGGAACCTACATTACTCCGCACCGCCATTTGCGTCCGCCGAAAACGGAATCCTTTCTGATTCTATCTGGAACGGCGGCTTTTTTTATTTTCGATGATCAGGGAGCAGTCAGCGCCGCACATCAGCTTGGTTCGACCGCTTCGTGTACGGCAATTGGCATCGATATTCAACCCGGCGTCTGGCATTGCCTGGTTGTGCTGAGCGAGACGGCGGTTTGCTTTGAGGTAAAGCCCGGACCCTACCGCGCCAGTGACGATAAAGAATTTGCGCCGTGGGCGCCAGAGGAGGGAAGCGCAGATTGTGAAAGCTATTTGAACAGGCTGTTGGCGGACGCTGGCTTCTCCTACGGCGCCGCCGGCTGA
- a CDS encoding GAF domain-containing protein yields the protein MLTETAPKSAAREALLYLADAYPPPPSNGRLCLPLDDAMAGALDSDQGMFLAVAVLSESAFQQRAEQLWDWIRSRPEVDLKLILLCQAPRSRADFAPLPEEYVQLAAPPGLPRETIDMLVENSFAALRTRYEKLQLQSRLALSSQEMRRLTDVGQALSTERDFDRLIDLILHHARQLASADGGSIYIVERGKPGSKATHLRFKKSALALNANEFLLPIDSNSIAGHVALSGQPLMIADVYELTGAEGFHFNVEFDRTHNYRTRSMMVIPMKDHHGNPIGVIQLINRKRKNIPRPLTIEELNSDLVVPFDDRSVELVQSLAGQAAVAVLNNILIQDINNLFEGFVTAAVTAIEQRDPTTSGHSFRVAEFTTGLARAVDRLSDGEFSAIKFSLEQIREIRYASLLHDFGKVGVREKVLVKSKKLYDHELQLIETRFQSIEQMVEKHYLQRKLKYLKANGAGAFGEYEMYLDSEMGERMEELREMLSAIRAANEPSVVASSNFERLEEIARKRIRIPGGQQMSFLEENELLSLSVRRGNLDQRERMEIESHVSHTYRFLIQIPWTTDLAHVPDIAHGHHEKLDGTGYPMGLRGDEIALQTRMMTISDIYDALTAPDRPYKKSLSAERALDILQLEAKEHHVDHRLLKVFIEAGVFRAASEKQDWP from the coding sequence ATGCTCACCGAAACAGCCCCAAAATCAGCCGCCCGCGAGGCATTGCTCTATCTGGCGGATGCCTATCCGCCTCCGCCCAGCAATGGCCGCCTCTGTTTGCCCCTGGACGATGCCATGGCTGGCGCTCTGGACAGCGACCAGGGCATGTTTCTGGCGGTGGCGGTGCTCAGCGAGAGCGCCTTCCAGCAACGCGCCGAACAGCTCTGGGACTGGATTCGCAGCCGACCGGAGGTGGATCTCAAACTGATCCTGCTCTGTCAAGCGCCTCGCTCGCGCGCTGACTTTGCGCCGCTGCCGGAAGAATATGTGCAGCTGGCCGCTCCGCCCGGGCTGCCGCGTGAAACCATCGACATGCTGGTGGAGAACAGCTTTGCGGCGCTGCGCACGCGCTATGAAAAGCTGCAGCTGCAATCGCGCCTGGCGCTCTCCTCTCAGGAGATGCGTCGTCTGACCGATGTCGGTCAGGCGCTGAGTACCGAGCGCGATTTCGATCGATTGATCGATTTGATCCTGCATCATGCCCGTCAACTGGCTTCGGCCGATGGCGGCTCCATCTACATTGTCGAGCGCGGCAAGCCCGGATCAAAGGCAACGCATTTGCGGTTCAAGAAAAGCGCACTGGCGCTGAATGCAAACGAGTTCCTGCTGCCCATCGACTCCAATTCAATCGCAGGTCACGTTGCCCTGAGCGGGCAGCCGCTGATGATCGCCGACGTCTATGAGCTGACTGGCGCCGAAGGCTTTCATTTCAACGTGGAGTTTGATCGGACGCACAACTACCGAACGCGTTCGATGATGGTGATCCCAATGAAGGATCATCATGGCAATCCGATTGGCGTAATCCAGCTGATCAATCGCAAACGAAAAAATATTCCGCGGCCGCTGACCATCGAAGAATTGAACAGCGATCTGGTGGTTCCCTTTGATGATCGCAGCGTGGAGCTGGTACAGTCGCTGGCCGGGCAGGCCGCGGTGGCGGTGCTGAATAACATCCTGATTCAGGATATCAACAATCTCTTCGAAGGCTTTGTAACGGCGGCCGTTACGGCCATTGAGCAGCGCGATCCGACGACCTCCGGTCACAGCTTCCGTGTTGCGGAGTTTACCACCGGTCTGGCGCGAGCCGTGGACCGTCTGAGTGATGGCGAATTTTCGGCGATCAAGTTTTCTCTGGAGCAAATCCGCGAGATACGATACGCTTCGCTGCTGCACGACTTTGGCAAGGTGGGCGTGCGCGAAAAGGTGCTGGTCAAGTCCAAGAAACTCTACGACCACGAACTGCAACTGATTGAGACGCGCTTCCAGAGCATCGAACAAATGGTGGAAAAGCACTATCTGCAACGCAAATTGAAGTATTTGAAGGCCAACGGCGCCGGCGCTTTTGGCGAGTATGAAATGTATCTGGACAGCGAGATGGGCGAGCGCATGGAGGAGTTGCGCGAGATGCTCTCCGCCATTCGCGCTGCCAATGAGCCGTCCGTGGTTGCGAGCAGCAATTTTGAGCGGCTGGAAGAGATAGCTCGCAAGCGCATCCGCATTCCCGGCGGACAGCAGATGAGCTTCCTGGAAGAGAATGAACTGCTCAGTCTTTCGGTGCGCCGCGGAAATCTTGATCAGCGCGAGCGCATGGAAATCGAATCGCACGTATCGCATACCTATCGTTTCCTGATTCAAATTCCGTGGACCACGGACCTGGCGCACGTGCCGGATATTGCTCACGGCCACCACGAGAAGCTGGACGGCACCGGCTATCCAATGGGCTTGCGCGGCGACGAGATTGCCCTGCAAACGCGCATGATGACCATTTCGGACATCTACGATGCGCTCACTGCGCCAGACCGACCCTATAAAAAATCGCTCTCGGCGGAGCGCGCTCTGGATATCCTGCAGCTGGAAGCAAAGGAGCACCATGTCGATCACCGACTGTTGAAGGTGTTTATCGAGGCTGGCGTGTTTCGCGCCGCCAGCGAAAAGCAAGACTGGCCTTGA
- a CDS encoding type 1 glutamine amidotransferase domain-containing protein, producing MKIIMPMATADFDPSEASIAWKLLTRAGVEVQFATADGKPGAGDQRMLDGNGLGVWKKILIARQDAIDAYNEMVASPAYLKPLLYSKLRVADFDGLMLHGGHAPGVKQYLESTELQSFVAKFIESGKPTGAICHGVLLAARSKGADGRSVLYGRKCTCLLRSQEMAAYNMTRAWLGTYYRTYPETTTQDEVMSFLRDPSDFQEGPKPLFRDSETKLGRGFTVLDGNLLTARWPGDAYNYGLQYLKLLGKESKAPAAAAK from the coding sequence ATGAAAATCATCATGCCGATGGCCACCGCTGATTTTGACCCTTCGGAGGCCAGCATTGCCTGGAAGCTGCTGACAAGGGCCGGCGTAGAGGTGCAATTTGCGACTGCTGACGGCAAACCCGGCGCTGGCGACCAGCGCATGCTGGACGGCAACGGACTGGGCGTATGGAAAAAGATTCTGATCGCTCGGCAGGATGCGATCGACGCCTACAATGAAATGGTCGCCTCCCCGGCTTACCTGAAGCCTTTGCTCTACAGCAAGCTGCGTGTAGCTGATTTTGATGGCCTGATGCTGCACGGCGGCCACGCTCCGGGCGTAAAACAATATCTCGAGTCGACGGAGCTGCAATCCTTCGTAGCCAAATTTATCGAAAGCGGCAAGCCGACAGGCGCCATCTGCCACGGCGTGCTGCTGGCGGCGCGCAGCAAGGGCGCCGATGGCCGCTCTGTACTTTACGGACGCAAATGCACCTGCCTGCTTCGCTCCCAGGAAATGGCCGCTTACAACATGACCCGCGCCTGGTTGGGCACGTACTACCGCACCTATCCAGAAACCACTACCCAGGACGAGGTCATGTCCTTTCTTCGAGATCCTTCCGACTTCCAGGAAGGACCCAAGCCGCTCTTTCGCGATTCGGAGACAAAGCTGGGTCGCGGATTCACTGTGCTGGACGGTAATCTACTGACGGCGCGCTGGCCAGGGGATGCTTACAACTATGGCCTGCAATATTTGAAGCTGCTTGGCAAAGAAAGCAAGGCCCCGGCGGCGGCCGCCAAATAG
- a CDS encoding DUF1577 domain-containing protein, producing MEPVRNNVRDLEVIVDQEKIQHLLKKYLANNTMYVKGGDPPAPVVIAGFNDLNILSVDMGQLTPGKDEELTLFRILGRYMHVQGVVIGPTGQGNLYTMQLKTAAIARMERSSQRFLIRQDEACLTNFRASKHSIDATLFNIPTSVKVNFSTVEQTLKAQHDFVKIDVFSGRGSLLDEVRKTGRSALLTDTREIESYRAPGEGYLDYHDALDDALRKTMEEYRRGKIISEIIVPVIYITHDLQSIPLGYIRVQSRSKHYTTDDVLQLREMAFQLVDRIRDSNTVFIQERQELINLSRGGLKCIINHPELREYLERQNGFTFDLLFKLQAPITLYGTIRGAYKMRESGDLILAVQISGSSSRGGEIKRFEEYVAKLEARHKEQLARQQSDGKTR from the coding sequence ATGGAGCCAGTGCGCAACAACGTCCGCGATCTTGAGGTCATCGTCGACCAGGAGAAGATCCAGCATCTGCTGAAGAAGTACCTGGCCAACAACACCATGTATGTAAAGGGCGGCGACCCGCCTGCGCCGGTGGTGATTGCCGGCTTTAACGATCTGAATATTCTTTCTGTCGATATGGGCCAGCTAACGCCCGGCAAGGATGAGGAGCTAACGCTCTTTCGTATTCTGGGACGCTACATGCATGTCCAGGGCGTCGTCATCGGCCCCACGGGCCAGGGCAACCTCTACACCATGCAGCTAAAGACCGCAGCCATAGCGCGCATGGAGCGAAGCTCGCAGCGTTTCTTGATCCGACAGGACGAAGCCTGTCTGACCAATTTTCGAGCCTCCAAACATTCCATCGACGCAACGCTTTTCAATATCCCCACCTCGGTGAAGGTCAATTTCTCTACCGTAGAGCAAACGCTCAAGGCGCAGCACGATTTCGTAAAGATCGACGTCTTCAGCGGACGCGGCTCGCTGCTTGACGAGGTGCGCAAGACCGGACGCTCCGCCTTGCTGACGGACACGCGCGAGATAGAGAGCTACAGGGCGCCAGGCGAGGGCTATCTGGATTATCACGATGCGCTGGACGACGCGCTGCGCAAGACCATGGAGGAATACCGGCGCGGCAAGATCATCTCCGAAATCATCGTTCCCGTCATCTACATTACTCACGATTTACAGAGCATCCCGCTGGGCTACATTCGGGTCCAGAGCCGCAGCAAACACTATACAACCGATGATGTACTGCAGCTGCGGGAAATGGCCTTCCAGCTTGTGGACCGTATTCGCGACTCGAATACGGTTTTTATTCAGGAACGCCAGGAACTGATCAATCTCTCCCGCGGCGGTCTGAAGTGCATCATCAACCATCCAGAACTCAGGGAATACCTCGAGCGCCAGAATGGATTTACTTTTGATCTGCTGTTCAAGCTACAGGCGCCGATTACGCTTTACGGCACCATTCGCGGCGCCTACAAGATGCGCGAAAGCGGCGATCTCATCCTGGCCGTACAGATCTCCGGAAGTTCGTCGCGCGGCGGCGAGATCAAACGCTTTGAGGAATACGTCGCCAAGCTTGAAGCCAGACACAAGGAGCAGCTTGCCCGACAGCAATCGGACGGCAAGACGCGCTGA